In the genome of Xanthomonas translucens pv. cerealis, one region contains:
- a CDS encoding Wadjet anti-phage system protein JetD domain-containing protein yields MARANAMLLPDAVLAALRGQWRLHRGAWLLGEAAPQPISLRMPTQAHASAGFDAFGAWLRAWRTTPLPGHVEWRDVKWPQLGAQCLPHAWQPNADEAALALGEHARWQRARQRSAALVARWPQALGFAARLRRQFDLLADAPEADFERLLAVVDWLHAHPHSGLFLRQLPIAGIDSKWIEPRRGVIADWLAGLRGSAEPRSFDSLSGLRRAPDRVRLRLLDPDLRARLGGLDDIQAPIAQIAALQLPVRQVLIVENRETGLACEDLPGTLLLLARGYAVDYVRAIDWLQAVPLYYWGDIDTHGLAILHRLRRHAPRTVALLMDETTLRATPSELWGHERRQHRAQRLDALSTAEQALYTGLRSGRFGPAPRLEQERIAWDYAWPRIRAALAGERDELCAIVS; encoded by the coding sequence ATGGCGCGCGCCAACGCCATGCTGCTTCCCGATGCCGTGCTCGCCGCCTTGCGCGGGCAATGGCGGCTGCACCGCGGCGCCTGGCTGCTCGGCGAGGCCGCGCCGCAACCGATCTCGCTGCGCATGCCGACCCAGGCCCATGCCAGCGCCGGATTCGATGCGTTCGGCGCCTGGCTGCGCGCCTGGCGCACCACGCCGTTGCCGGGGCATGTGGAATGGCGCGATGTGAAATGGCCGCAGCTCGGCGCGCAATGCCTGCCGCACGCCTGGCAGCCGAACGCCGATGAGGCCGCGCTGGCGCTGGGCGAACACGCGCGCTGGCAGCGCGCACGCCAGCGCAGCGCAGCGCTCGTCGCGCGCTGGCCGCAGGCACTGGGGTTTGCCGCGCGCCTGCGCCGGCAGTTCGATCTGCTTGCCGATGCGCCGGAAGCGGATTTCGAGCGCTTGCTTGCGGTGGTCGATTGGCTGCATGCACATCCGCACAGCGGCCTGTTCCTGCGCCAGTTGCCGATCGCCGGCATCGACAGCAAATGGATCGAGCCGCGCCGCGGGGTCATCGCCGACTGGCTGGCCGGGCTGCGCGGCAGCGCCGAACCGCGCAGCTTCGACAGCCTGTCCGGACTACGCCGCGCGCCCGACCGGGTGCGCCTGCGCCTGCTCGATCCGGACCTGCGCGCGCGGCTCGGCGGGCTGGACGACATCCAGGCGCCGATCGCGCAGATCGCCGCGCTGCAGCTGCCGGTGCGGCAGGTGCTGATCGTGGAGAACCGCGAGACCGGCCTGGCCTGCGAGGACCTTCCCGGCACGCTGCTGCTGCTGGCGCGTGGCTACGCGGTGGACTACGTGCGCGCCATCGACTGGCTGCAGGCAGTGCCGCTGTACTACTGGGGCGACATCGACACCCACGGCCTGGCGATCCTGCATCGCCTGCGCCGGCATGCGCCACGGACGGTCGCGCTGTTGATGGACGAAACCACCTTGCGCGCTACGCCATCCGAGCTGTGGGGACACGAGCGCCGCCAGCATCGCGCGCAGCGGCTGGACGCGCTCAGCACCGCCGAGCAGGCCTTGTACACCGGCCTGCGCAGCGGCCGCTTCGGCCCCGCGCCGCGCCTGGAGCAGGAGCGCATCGCCTGGGACTACGCATGGCCGCGCATCCGCGCTGCGCTGGCCGGAGAGCGCGACGAACTGTGCGCGATCGTCAGCTGA
- a CDS encoding YchJ family metal-binding protein — MPPSAPRLADPCPCGRPRDYAQCCGLYHAGAAAPDAETLMRSRYSAYVRRDADYLRASWHPSTRPAQLELDTHTTWLGLTVQRVVASAADRAEVAFLARYRIGGGSAVRMTEHSRFVREDGRWYYLDALD, encoded by the coding sequence ATGCCTCCATCCGCCCCGCGCCTCGCCGATCCTTGCCCCTGCGGCCGCCCGCGCGACTACGCGCAGTGCTGCGGACTCTACCACGCCGGCGCCGCCGCGCCCGATGCCGAGACGTTGATGCGTTCGCGTTACAGCGCCTACGTGCGCCGCGACGCCGACTACCTGCGCGCCAGCTGGCACCCGTCCACACGCCCGGCGCAACTGGAGCTGGATACGCACACCACCTGGCTCGGTCTAACCGTGCAGCGGGTTGTCGCCAGCGCCGCCGATCGTGCCGAGGTCGCGTTCCTGGCGCGCTACCGCATCGGCGGCGGCAGCGCCGTGCGCATGACCGAGCACAGCCGTTTCGTACGCGAGGATGGCCGCTGGTACTACCTGGACGCGTTGGATTGA
- a CDS encoding sulfite exporter TauE/SafE family protein: MLELIPPELPWLLCIAFVAGLVDAAVGGGGLIQLPGLFATLPQQAPAVLLGTNKFSAMAGTGASAWRYARNVRFPWRPVLYATAAAFAFSFLGASAVSLLPKQAVRPLILALLIAMLAYTLVKKDFGALHRPRHIGRRELAIALAMGAAIGFYDGFFGPGTGSFLIFLFIRFFGLDFLRASAASKVVNLATNLAALCFFVPSGQVLLAVAVPMAVANIAGAVAGTRLALRGGTPLIRQLFLVLVVVLIGKMGWDLLR, from the coding sequence TTGCTGGAGCTGATCCCGCCCGAACTGCCGTGGCTGCTGTGCATCGCCTTCGTCGCCGGGCTGGTGGATGCGGCGGTGGGCGGCGGCGGCCTGATCCAGTTGCCGGGGCTGTTCGCGACCCTGCCGCAGCAGGCGCCGGCGGTGCTGCTGGGCACCAACAAGTTCAGCGCGATGGCCGGCACCGGCGCGTCGGCCTGGCGCTATGCGCGCAACGTGCGCTTCCCGTGGCGGCCGGTGCTGTACGCCACTGCGGCGGCGTTCGCGTTCTCCTTCCTCGGCGCCAGCGCGGTCAGCCTGCTACCGAAACAGGCGGTGCGGCCGCTGATCCTGGCGCTGCTGATCGCGATGCTGGCCTACACGCTGGTCAAGAAGGACTTCGGCGCGCTGCACCGGCCGCGCCACATCGGCCGCCGCGAACTGGCCATCGCGCTGGCGATGGGCGCGGCGATCGGCTTCTACGACGGCTTCTTCGGCCCCGGCACCGGCAGCTTCCTGATCTTCCTGTTCATCCGCTTCTTCGGGCTGGACTTCCTGCGCGCCTCGGCCGCCTCCAAGGTGGTGAACCTGGCCACCAACCTGGCCGCGCTGTGCTTCTTCGTACCCAGCGGGCAGGTGCTGCTGGCGGTGGCGGTGCCGATGGCCGTGGCCAATATCGCCGGCGCGGTGGCCGGCACGCGGCTGGCGCTGCGCGGCGGCACGCCGTTGATCCGGCAGCTGTTCCTGGTGCTGGTGGTGGTGCTGATCGGCAAGATGGGCTGGGATCTGCTGCGCTGA